One region of Vallitalea okinawensis genomic DNA includes:
- a CDS encoding response regulator transcription factor: MYKILLVEDDEKLCDKLAKHLIRWGYEVIKIKNFEKIMDEFIQINPHLVLMDINLPYFDGFYWCYKIREFSKCPILFLSSRDQDMDIIMAMNSGGDDYITKPFSVEVLSAKIAAILRRTYAYTDQQMQTMSIGNAVFNLGDHTLKMNDIKLELTKNESRILHTMLLNKDKIVSRDKIMRALWDDDQFVNDNTLTVNINRLRKKLEELGLKDCIKTKKGEGYMMQ, encoded by the coding sequence ATGTATAAGATCCTTTTAGTTGAAGATGATGAAAAGTTATGTGATAAATTAGCCAAGCATCTAATAAGATGGGGTTATGAAGTAATAAAAATAAAGAATTTCGAGAAAATAATGGACGAGTTTATTCAAATAAATCCACATCTTGTACTCATGGATATTAACTTACCCTACTTTGATGGTTTTTACTGGTGTTACAAGATACGTGAGTTCTCTAAATGTCCTATACTGTTTTTATCAAGCCGTGATCAAGATATGGATATTATAATGGCTATGAATTCAGGTGGGGATGATTACATCACAAAACCCTTCTCTGTAGAAGTGCTAAGTGCTAAAATAGCTGCAATTCTGAGAAGAACGTATGCCTATACAGATCAGCAAATGCAGACAATGAGCATTGGTAACGCCGTGTTTAACTTAGGCGACCATACATTAAAGATGAATGATATCAAACTTGAATTAACTAAAAATGAGAGCCGTATATTACATACCATGCTTTTAAATAAAGATAAGATTGTTAGTAGAGATAAAATAATGAGAGCTTTGTGGGATGATGATCAATTTGTTAACGACAATACTTTGACTGTTAATATCAATCGCTTGCGAAAGAAACTTGAGGAACTTGGCTTAAAAGACTGTATTAAAACCAAAAAAGGAGAGGGGTATATGATGCAATGA
- a CDS encoding sensor histidine kinase, with translation MSIMKFIKQHLYRLLFDGLILSLMDSVLATSVPLSQSLKDIMYLNLVIMFTILMRETILFRRWKNSYDQLHHQLQENDVHNNVPILGQSVEEDLIRKIHRYHVAKSDLKVLEIKDKMDEINDYITKWTHEIKMPITVLELIACEVENFSTDKAKELRIEIDRLRYLVGQVLHISRANSLSEDLSYQEVHLDTLIKEVIKSNMNLFIHSNMEIRLGDLNHEVLTDTKWLTYICEQLFNNACKYGKENGWIEINSFKNEEKIYLSIRDNGLGIPIQDIERVWDKGFTGENGRKGNRSTGMGLYLVHKIANQLGHEVSIESEVHKGTCITIEFSQLVDLHVTKMSL, from the coding sequence ATGAGTATAATGAAATTTATTAAGCAACATTTGTATCGTCTACTATTTGATGGTCTAATACTCAGTTTAATGGATAGTGTTTTAGCTACGAGTGTACCACTAAGTCAAAGCTTGAAAGACATTATGTACCTTAACCTGGTTATTATGTTTACCATCTTGATGAGAGAAACGATACTGTTTAGACGGTGGAAAAATAGCTATGACCAGCTACATCATCAACTCCAAGAAAATGACGTGCATAATAACGTACCTATACTGGGACAATCCGTAGAAGAAGATTTGATTAGAAAAATACATAGATATCATGTAGCTAAAAGTGATTTAAAAGTATTAGAAATCAAAGATAAAATGGATGAAATCAATGATTACATAACGAAATGGACACACGAGATCAAAATGCCCATTACAGTATTAGAGCTTATAGCTTGTGAAGTAGAAAACTTTAGTACTGATAAGGCAAAAGAACTTAGGATAGAAATTGATCGCTTAAGGTATTTAGTGGGACAAGTTCTTCATATCAGTAGAGCCAATAGTTTAAGTGAAGACTTATCCTATCAAGAGGTGCATCTTGATACATTAATTAAAGAAGTTATAAAATCAAATATGAACCTCTTTATACATAGTAACATGGAAATAAGGCTGGGGGATTTGAACCATGAAGTATTAACAGATACAAAATGGCTGACGTATATATGTGAACAGTTATTCAATAATGCCTGTAAATATGGAAAAGAAAATGGTTGGATTGAAATTAATTCATTCAAAAATGAAGAAAAGATTTATTTATCCATAAGAGACAATGGGTTAGGTATTCCTATACAAGATATTGAGCGGGTATGGGATAAAGGCTTTACTGGTGAAAATGGACGCAAAGGTAATCGCTCCACAGGTATGGGACTATATTTGGTCCATAAGATTGCTAATCAACTGGGCCATGAAGTAAGTATTGAGTCTGAGGTTCACAAGGGCACCTGTATCACAATAGAGTTTAGCCAGTTAGTGGATTTGCATGTTACAAAAATGTCACTTTAG